The following proteins come from a genomic window of Coregonus clupeaformis isolate EN_2021a chromosome 2, ASM2061545v1, whole genome shotgun sequence:
- the cnot7 gene encoding CCR4-NOT transcription complex subunit 7 isoform X1, translating to MPAATVDHSQRICEVWADNLDEELKRIRQVIRKYNYIAMDTEFPGVVARPIGEFRSNADYQYQLLRCNVDLLKIIQLGLTFMNEQGEYPPGTSTWQFNFKFNLTEDMYAQDSIELLTTSGIQFKKHEEEGIETLYLAELLMTSGVVLCEGVKWLSFHSGYDFGYLIKILSNSNLPEEEVDFFEILRLFFPIIYDVKYLMKSCKNLKGGLQEVAEQLELERIGPQHQAGSDSLLTGMAFFKMREMFFEDHIDDAKYCGHLYGLGSGSAYVQNGTGNAYEEEANKQLS from the exons ATGCCAGCGGCTACTGTGGATCATAGCCAAAGAATATGTGAGGTTTGGGCTGACAACCTGGATGAAGAACTCAAAAGGATCCGCCAGGTCATTCGAAAATACAACTACATTGCCATG GACACAGAGTTTCCAGGTGTAGTTGCGAGACCGATTGGAGAGTTCAGAAGCAATGCTGACTACCAGTACCAGTTACTGCGATGTAATGTAGACTTGCTAAAGATTATCCAGCTGGGCCTTACCTTTATGAATGAACAGGGTGAATATCCACCAGGAACTTCAACATGGCAGTTCAATTTTAAGTTTAACCTCAC GGAGGACATGTATGCACAGGACTCCATCGAGCTCTTGACGACATCAGGCATCCAGTTCAAGAAGCACGAGGAGGAGGGGATCGAGACATTGTACTTGGCTGAACTGCTCATGACCTCAGGCGTGGTGCTCTGTGAGGGCGTCAAGTGGCTTTCTTTCCACAG TGGCTATGACTTTGGATATCTGATCAAGATTCTGTCCAACTCTAACCTGCCCGAAGAGGAAGTGGACTTCTTTGAGATCCTTCGCCTGTTCTTCCCCATCATATATGATGTCAAGTACCTCATGAAGAGCTGTAAAAACCTCAAG GGTGGGCTACAGGAAGTGGCAGAGCAGCTGGAGCTGGAGAGGATTGGCCCCCAGCACCAAGCTGGCTCAGACTCACTACTGACAGGCATGGCATTCTTCAAGATGAGAGAG ATGTTCTTTGAGGATCATATCGACGATGCAAAGTACTGTGGTCACTTGTACGGGCTGGGTTCAGGCTCTGCATACGTCCAGAATGGCACAGGGAACGCCTACGAAGAGGAAGCCAACAAACAGCTGTCATGA
- the cnot7 gene encoding CCR4-NOT transcription complex subunit 7 isoform X2, with the protein MKNSKGSARSFENTTTLPWEDMYAQDSIELLTTSGIQFKKHEEEGIETLYLAELLMTSGVVLCEGVKWLSFHSGYDFGYLIKILSNSNLPEEEVDFFEILRLFFPIIYDVKYLMKSCKNLKGGLQEVAEQLELERIGPQHQAGSDSLLTGMAFFKMREMFFEDHIDDAKYCGHLYGLGSGSAYVQNGTGNAYEEEANKQLS; encoded by the exons ATGAAGAACTCAAAAGGATCCGCCAGGTCATTCGAAAATACAACTACATTGCCATG GGAGGACATGTATGCACAGGACTCCATCGAGCTCTTGACGACATCAGGCATCCAGTTCAAGAAGCACGAGGAGGAGGGGATCGAGACATTGTACTTGGCTGAACTGCTCATGACCTCAGGCGTGGTGCTCTGTGAGGGCGTCAAGTGGCTTTCTTTCCACAG TGGCTATGACTTTGGATATCTGATCAAGATTCTGTCCAACTCTAACCTGCCCGAAGAGGAAGTGGACTTCTTTGAGATCCTTCGCCTGTTCTTCCCCATCATATATGATGTCAAGTACCTCATGAAGAGCTGTAAAAACCTCAAG GGTGGGCTACAGGAAGTGGCAGAGCAGCTGGAGCTGGAGAGGATTGGCCCCCAGCACCAAGCTGGCTCAGACTCACTACTGACAGGCATGGCATTCTTCAAGATGAGAGAG ATGTTCTTTGAGGATCATATCGACGATGCAAAGTACTGTGGTCACTTGTACGGGCTGGGTTCAGGCTCTGCATACGTCCAGAATGGCACAGGGAACGCCTACGAAGAGGAAGCCAACAAACAGCTGTCATGA